In the genome of Pelobacter seleniigenes DSM 18267, one region contains:
- a CDS encoding LysR substrate-binding domain-containing protein — protein MNLRQLRTLIAVAEHGNLAKAAEAIALTPSAVSQQMTTLEDEVGVALFDRTTRPPTLTYQGQQLLDAATVINQTAENVLSAIRGKNMAGAFSIGAVRSSAFGSLPKAIAQLKQEYPMLKINLRMGKTDDLIFDVGAGRLDAAIVAEPQVLPPKLIFTPYIEDPLLVITQPSPVSTDPIELLATQEYIHFFSNVPLARQIDSELRKRNITIKSTIRIDSIFGIIQCVINGLGVSVVPYTSITQPFSVNVCSLPFGEPPIIRRIGIVQVEPSPKSLLIDTLHDKLAQLSSPYGKFRHNSNIK, from the coding sequence ATGAACTTAAGACAACTAAGAACACTTATCGCAGTAGCTGAACATGGCAACCTTGCCAAAGCCGCAGAAGCAATTGCCTTGACTCCATCAGCGGTCAGTCAGCAGATGACAACCCTCGAAGACGAAGTCGGTGTCGCTCTTTTTGATAGGACAACACGCCCTCCTACATTGACGTATCAAGGGCAGCAACTGCTGGATGCAGCCACTGTCATTAACCAAACGGCAGAAAACGTTTTAAGTGCAATTCGGGGGAAAAACATGGCTGGAGCCTTTAGCATTGGAGCAGTACGGAGCAGCGCTTTCGGAAGCCTGCCGAAAGCGATAGCCCAACTGAAACAGGAATACCCGATGCTAAAAATCAATCTGCGAATGGGAAAAACAGATGATCTCATTTTTGATGTTGGAGCTGGACGCCTTGATGCAGCTATTGTAGCAGAGCCTCAAGTGCTTCCTCCAAAATTGATTTTTACACCATATATAGAAGATCCTCTATTAGTTATCACCCAGCCTTCTCCTGTTAGTACGGACCCAATTGAACTCCTGGCTACACAAGAATACATTCACTTTTTCAGTAACGTCCCTCTCGCCCGACAAATTGACTCAGAATTGAGAAAACGCAATATCACTATCAAATCGACTATTCGGATAGATAGTATTTTTGGAATTATACAGTGTGTCATCAATGGATTGGGAGTCTCAGTGGTCCCCTATACATCTATCACTCAACCATTTTCGGTAAATGTCTGTTCGCTACCATTTGGGGAACCACCAATTATTCGTCGTATAGGAATTGTGCAGGTGGAACCCTCTCCAAAAAGTCTCTTAATCGATACACTTCACGACAAATTAGCCCAACTAAGCAGCCCTTATGGAAAATTCCGACACAATTCAAATATTAAATAG
- the dctP gene encoding TRAP transporter substrate-binding protein DctP: MKLFRRMSVFLLVMLTLAFVANPVFAKDRWTAYTYVSVANSAAGTGLNEMISSIEKATAGNFKITLNLGGTLHIKAANITQAVADGIVDMASDYFYLGNVPIGGVLSLPMLIRTEDEWQKAIKVMEPYLKEAFEAQGLVYLGLYRYPEQTIFTTFDLNTAKDLFGKKMRVTSPEQAALIEHFGGSAVTMGGAEVPQALQRGVVDGVITASAGGAKKWNEFLKTNYRLAMNYGSSVLIANRDAFERLSKENQQALIKACAVAGPQITENFVVDEQAQKKIQAAKGMKIINADPADIASAEKAMVKVWSQWAEGKGPKAVEALAAVRAAIGK, from the coding sequence ATGAAGCTTTTTAGGAGAATGTCAGTTTTCTTGTTAGTCATGTTAACTCTTGCCTTTGTTGCCAATCCGGTTTTCGCCAAAGATCGTTGGACCGCCTATACTTATGTGTCTGTTGCCAACTCTGCAGCAGGAACAGGACTTAATGAGATGATTTCATCCATTGAAAAGGCAACGGCAGGGAACTTCAAAATTACTCTCAATCTTGGAGGCACCCTGCACATCAAGGCGGCCAATATCACTCAGGCTGTTGCTGACGGCATTGTGGATATGGCCTCCGATTATTTCTACCTTGGCAATGTACCAATCGGTGGTGTGTTATCTCTGCCCATGTTGATCAGAACTGAAGATGAGTGGCAAAAAGCGATCAAAGTCATGGAGCCTTACCTGAAAGAGGCTTTTGAAGCTCAGGGACTGGTTTACCTGGGGCTCTATCGTTACCCGGAACAGACCATTTTTACAACATTTGACCTGAATACAGCAAAAGACCTGTTTGGGAAGAAGATGCGCGTGACATCTCCGGAACAAGCTGCCCTGATTGAACATTTCGGTGGTTCTGCAGTAACTATGGGGGGCGCAGAAGTTCCGCAGGCTTTGCAACGTGGGGTTGTTGACGGCGTTATTACCGCCAGCGCCGGTGGTGCCAAGAAGTGGAATGAATTTCTCAAGACCAACTACCGGCTGGCCATGAATTATGGCAGCTCTGTTCTGATCGCCAATCGGGACGCTTTTGAGCGGCTCTCCAAGGAAAATCAGCAGGCACTGATCAAAGCCTGTGCCGTTGCCGGTCCACAAATTACTGAAAATTTTGTTGTCGATGAGCAAGCCCAGAAAAAGATCCAAGCTGCCAAAGGGATGAAGATTATCAATGCGGATCCTGCTGACATCGCTTCGGCTGAGAAGGCGATGGTAAAAGTCTGGTCCCAGTGGGCTGAAGGGAAAGGGCCTAAGGCTGTTGAGGCTCTTGCTGCCGTGCGTGCTGCAATCGGTAAATAA
- a CDS encoding TRAP transporter small permease, with protein sequence MSAPKMPPQSDRGAVQTLYNIVEMVASVAVVVMVCLVVLEVLLRSTIGFSFGFVDELVSYLVVLITFFGVCVTFRNKALFKVEMFYAKLSGTSRKLLDILHAVLSLALCGVLIYYAFFLISSSFVRGTISQSKLETPLYIPQLIIPAGLIILAVFILDFARLRLCAAKSQNIATEVEE encoded by the coding sequence ATGTCAGCACCTAAAATGCCGCCTCAGTCAGATAGAGGGGCAGTTCAAACACTCTATAATATTGTCGAAATGGTTGCTTCCGTGGCGGTCGTGGTTATGGTCTGCCTGGTTGTTCTTGAAGTTTTGTTACGCTCGACCATCGGTTTTTCTTTCGGTTTTGTTGACGAGTTGGTGTCCTATCTGGTTGTCCTTATAACTTTTTTCGGGGTCTGTGTCACGTTCAGGAATAAGGCTCTGTTCAAAGTGGAAATGTTTTATGCAAAGCTATCCGGGACAAGTCGTAAGCTCTTGGACATTTTACACGCCGTTTTGTCTTTGGCATTATGTGGCGTTCTCATCTATTACGCATTTTTCCTGATTTCGAGCTCCTTCGTACGGGGTACCATCTCGCAGAGTAAACTGGAAACCCCCCTGTATATTCCCCAACTGATTATTCCCGCAGGGTTGATCATTCTGGCTGTTTTTATTCTTGATTTTGCGCGGCTTCGTTTATGCGCAGCCAAATCACAGAACATTGCCACTGAGGTCGAGGAGTAG
- a CDS encoding TRAP transporter large permease, with translation MEIAIVMGLLIALIFSGLWIQMAVGVSAVIYIYLIQGVGGLKALGIVSWGSAESYTLSAIPLFVFMAEILLGSGLSTRLYSGISPLIRKLPGGLLHTNVVGCGLFAAVSGGSAPTAAAMGTVALPELGKKGYNRKLAAGSLAAGGTLGILIPPSITFIVYSMFTDTSIAQLFMAGVVPGIVLMLLYMAYIAIRAFLQPELAPAHMSVSDEKVNYRQCLFDILPLLILIIIVLGSIYGGIATPTEAGAIGTFGAIIIARMYKSFTFEIMKTALRRTLVLSGNVLFIVFVSMIFAYATARSGVGEDLVDWFQALGLSQYQFLFGALVFYGVLGCFMEGLGMIAITVPILYPTLVAYGIDPIWFGVYIVILVELGQLTPPLGVILFVVASTWEEISIEEVVLGVLPFYLIIVAFVFLLIFFPDLALWFPRLMIN, from the coding sequence ATGGAAATCGCAATTGTTATGGGACTCCTCATTGCTCTTATCTTCAGTGGCCTGTGGATTCAGATGGCCGTAGGGGTTTCCGCTGTCATTTATATCTACCTGATCCAGGGGGTGGGTGGTCTGAAGGCGCTGGGGATTGTCAGCTGGGGGTCCGCTGAAAGTTATACTCTGTCGGCTATCCCATTATTCGTCTTTATGGCCGAGATCTTATTGGGCAGTGGTCTGAGCACCAGGCTTTACAGCGGGATATCGCCACTGATCAGAAAACTGCCTGGCGGGTTGCTCCATACCAACGTTGTTGGTTGTGGATTGTTTGCCGCCGTTTCAGGAGGAAGTGCCCCAACTGCTGCGGCCATGGGGACCGTGGCGCTGCCGGAATTAGGGAAGAAAGGCTATAATCGTAAACTTGCAGCCGGATCTCTGGCGGCAGGGGGAACCCTGGGGATTCTCATTCCTCCGAGCATCACCTTTATCGTTTACTCGATGTTTACCGATACGTCCATTGCCCAGTTGTTCATGGCCGGCGTTGTTCCCGGTATCGTCTTGATGCTGCTGTACATGGCTTACATTGCTATCAGGGCTTTTCTGCAGCCCGAACTGGCACCTGCTCATATGAGCGTCTCTGACGAGAAGGTCAATTATCGTCAGTGCTTATTCGATATTCTTCCGCTACTGATTCTTATCATTATTGTTCTCGGTAGTATTTATGGGGGTATTGCTACGCCCACAGAGGCGGGTGCCATTGGAACCTTTGGTGCGATTATCATCGCCCGGATGTACAAAAGCTTTACTTTTGAAATCATGAAAACCGCTTTAAGGCGGACTCTTGTGCTGAGTGGGAACGTTCTGTTTATTGTCTTTGTATCGATGATTTTTGCTTATGCGACAGCACGTTCCGGTGTCGGAGAAGATCTGGTTGACTGGTTTCAGGCTCTGGGCCTCTCTCAGTATCAGTTTTTGTTCGGCGCCTTGGTTTTTTACGGGGTTCTTGGCTGTTTTATGGAAGGGCTGGGGATGATTGCCATCACCGTTCCGATCCTGTACCCGACCCTGGTAGCTTACGGTATTGATCCTATCTGGTTCGGTGTCTACATCGTGATTCTTGTGGAACTTGGACAACTGACACCGCCTTTGGGAGTCATTCTGTTTGTTGTTGCCAGTACCTGGGAAGAGATATCCATCGAAGAAGTTGTGCTGGGTGTTTTACCGTTCTACCTGATCATTGTTGCCTTCGTTTTCCTGTTGATCTTCTTTCCTGATCTGGCCCTCTGGTTCCCGCGCCTGATGATAAATTGA
- a CDS encoding SMP-30/gluconolactonase/LRE family protein, translated as MSLYPPPEMCTAEVFCRLPDEFRRPGLDNEWSRYNRAGVDCFLEGPSFDKQGNLYVVDIPFGRIFKIDPTGKFTLICEYDGWPNGLKIHEDGRIFVADYKNGIMLVDPEKGTVQPVLKGYNSEGFKGCNDLHFAADGCLYFTDQGQTGLSDPSGRVFRWNEKNDQLDCLIDCAPSPNGLVLDVEEKNLLLAVTRANAIWRIPIRKSGTSKVGLFVQLSGGRSGPDGLAIDASGRLFVCHAGLGTVWVFDVLGRPIYGIRAPEGLGTTNCAFGGKNNQTLYITESDTGSILRYHMDYPGKTMYSGAIGE; from the coding sequence ATGTCACTTTACCCACCACCAGAAATGTGCACAGCCGAAGTCTTCTGCCGGCTTCCTGACGAATTCAGACGGCCCGGTCTTGATAACGAATGGTCTCGTTACAACCGGGCCGGTGTTGACTGCTTTCTCGAAGGCCCCTCCTTTGATAAACAGGGTAACCTTTATGTTGTTGATATCCCTTTTGGCCGTATTTTTAAAATTGATCCAACGGGCAAGTTCACCCTGATCTGTGAGTATGATGGTTGGCCAAATGGCCTGAAAATTCATGAAGATGGCCGCATTTTTGTTGCTGACTACAAGAATGGGATCATGCTTGTGGATCCTGAAAAGGGGACGGTTCAACCGGTTTTAAAGGGCTATAACTCAGAAGGCTTTAAGGGGTGTAATGACCTGCATTTCGCCGCTGATGGCTGCCTTTATTTTACCGATCAGGGGCAGACGGGTTTATCCGACCCTTCCGGACGCGTATTCCGCTGGAATGAAAAAAATGACCAGCTGGATTGTCTCATCGATTGTGCCCCAAGTCCTAATGGTCTGGTTCTTGATGTTGAAGAGAAAAACCTGCTCCTCGCCGTCACCAGGGCGAATGCAATCTGGCGGATACCAATACGCAAATCGGGGACCAGCAAGGTCGGTCTGTTTGTCCAGTTATCTGGTGGTCGGTCGGGTCCGGATGGTTTAGCGATCGACGCATCCGGCCGTTTGTTTGTCTGTCATGCCGGTCTTGGTACCGTCTGGGTATTCGATGTTCTGGGCCGGCCCATTTATGGCATCAGGGCGCCGGAAGGGCTTGGGACAACCAACTGCGCATTTGGTGGCAAGAATAATCAAACCTTGTACATCACCGAATCTGACACAGGATCGATTCTTAGGTATCACATGGATTATCCAGGTAAGACCATGTATTCCGGCGCCATTGGAGAATAA
- a CDS encoding Ldh family oxidoreductase has product MDSLDQKEMEYVDRTLLKQQIVSIMSAWGMSAEQVAASAEVMIETDTYGIDSHGVSMLMLYEKMLSSGTVNPVAKPHVVKESAVTALLDGDAGLGHLAAQKGMSLAIQKCREAGLAAVSVFNSHHFGAAGIYAKMAADAGLIGLVTSSARGVFVTPTFSRKPVLGTNPIAFAAPASTGRPFLLDMSTSVVASNKVKVFDLCNRTLPSGWVCDDTGRFVTDAHEARDMLLNKEKRAGLAPLGGDRQHGGHKGYGLAMMVQILSSTLSGGGFSPFQDRSLSKGEPDNIGHFFLAINPECFRLDGRFEDQVGCLLDYLHGVDPVDPAQPVLVAGDPEFDTYEQRLKTGIPLPGSLVALLREIAMRASVPFLID; this is encoded by the coding sequence ATGGATTCATTAGATCAGAAGGAAATGGAGTATGTCGATCGAACTCTTCTGAAGCAGCAGATCGTCTCGATCATGAGCGCCTGGGGCATGTCTGCTGAGCAGGTAGCGGCCTCTGCAGAGGTCATGATTGAAACGGATACCTACGGGATCGATTCCCATGGTGTTTCAATGCTGATGCTTTACGAAAAAATGCTTAGCAGTGGAACCGTCAATCCGGTTGCCAAGCCTCATGTGGTTAAGGAGTCAGCGGTTACTGCGTTGTTGGATGGTGATGCTGGTCTTGGTCATCTGGCGGCCCAGAAGGGGATGTCTTTAGCCATCCAAAAGTGCCGGGAAGCCGGGCTTGCTGCTGTTTCTGTGTTTAATTCCCATCATTTCGGCGCTGCCGGAATCTACGCAAAAATGGCGGCTGATGCCGGTCTGATCGGTTTGGTCACCAGCTCTGCTCGTGGTGTTTTCGTGACCCCGACGTTTTCCCGCAAGCCGGTACTGGGGACCAATCCGATTGCTTTTGCCGCTCCGGCTAGCACTGGCAGACCTTTTTTGCTGGATATGTCAACCAGTGTCGTTGCCTCCAATAAGGTGAAAGTTTTTGACCTGTGTAACCGGACGTTACCCTCTGGCTGGGTGTGTGATGATACCGGGCGCTTTGTGACCGATGCCCATGAGGCGCGGGACATGCTGCTGAACAAGGAGAAAAGAGCCGGCCTCGCTCCTCTTGGTGGTGACCGCCAACACGGCGGGCACAAGGGATATGGACTGGCGATGATGGTTCAGATTTTAAGTTCAACCTTAAGCGGCGGTGGTTTCTCGCCGTTTCAGGATCGCTCGCTTAGCAAGGGTGAACCAGACAATATTGGCCATTTTTTTCTTGCGATCAATCCAGAATGTTTTCGCCTGGATGGGCGGTTTGAGGATCAGGTGGGCTGCCTTTTGGACTATTTGCATGGTGTCGACCCTGTTGATCCGGCTCAGCCGGTTCTTGTTGCAGGGGACCCCGAGTTTGATACCTATGAACAGCGCCTCAAAACAGGAATTCCCTTGCCCGGTTCACTGGTTGCGCTGTTGCGGGAAATTGCGATGCGCGCTTCTGTACCGTTCCTTATTGATTAA
- a CDS encoding hydroxyacid dehydrogenase — protein MSSNKILITSHKLNPKAIEVLEQRGYEAVFTPPYTAPEDLVKLVEETDPVGILVRLGQINDAVINAGKSLKVLSKFGAGVDNIDIDAATKRGLPVLNALGANAKSVAEHAITLMMATIKKTLMLDTSLRGGQWVKPQHLSTEVSGKVLCIVGLGQIGRAVSKIAKGLELEVHAYDPYLDDSIFEEYGVIRETSFEDLVKKADIVTMHCPLTNETAKMINADSIAMMKDGVFIINTARGGVVDEPALEAALKSGKVTAAGLDVFAVEPPPADHPFWSLDNVVVSPHVGTSTAEADVRVSVAAVMGIIQVVEGEEVDQNRIVNREGLAVRAEQVI, from the coding sequence ATGAGCAGTAACAAGATTCTGATCACGAGCCATAAGCTCAATCCCAAAGCCATTGAGGTGCTTGAGCAGCGTGGCTATGAGGCCGTTTTTACTCCCCCCTATACGGCACCGGAAGATCTGGTCAAACTGGTAGAAGAAACCGATCCGGTCGGTATCCTGGTGCGTCTTGGGCAGATTAACGATGCCGTTATAAATGCCGGTAAATCGTTAAAGGTCTTGTCAAAATTCGGAGCTGGTGTTGACAATATCGATATCGATGCCGCTACTAAGCGCGGCCTGCCGGTATTGAATGCTCTTGGTGCCAACGCAAAATCGGTTGCGGAGCATGCGATTACCCTGATGATGGCAACCATCAAAAAGACTTTGATGCTTGATACCTCTCTGCGTGGTGGTCAATGGGTCAAGCCTCAGCACCTGAGTACTGAAGTCTCCGGCAAGGTCCTCTGTATTGTTGGCTTGGGGCAGATCGGTCGTGCTGTATCAAAAATCGCCAAAGGTCTTGAGCTTGAAGTGCATGCCTATGACCCTTATCTTGACGACTCTATTTTTGAAGAGTACGGAGTTATCCGGGAAACCTCTTTTGAAGATCTGGTCAAAAAAGCCGACATCGTCACCATGCACTGTCCTCTGACCAATGAAACCGCTAAAATGATCAACGCAGACAGTATCGCTATGATGAAGGATGGTGTGTTTATCATCAATACCGCCAGGGGTGGGGTCGTTGATGAACCAGCATTGGAAGCCGCACTGAAGTCAGGAAAAGTGACCGCTGCCGGACTTGATGTGTTTGCCGTAGAACCCCCACCGGCAGATCATCCTTTCTGGAGCCTTGATAATGTTGTTGTTTCCCCGCATGTCGGTACCAGTACCGCTGAAGCTGATGTACGTGTCTCTGTTGCAGCTGTTATGGGCATTATTCAGGTTGTTGAAGGCGAGGAAGTGGATCAAAACCGAATTGTTAACAGAGAAGGGTTGGCTGTACGAGCAGAGCAGGTAATCTAG
- a CDS encoding MFS transporter, giving the protein MFAALKYRNYRLWFIGQLVSLVGTWMQTAAQGFLVFELTNSAAYLGYVAFAIGVPSFLLMFFGGVYADRLPRRKLIIITQIAMMILALVLACLTFLHIVQPWHIILLALMLGVATAFDAPARLSFVLELVDRKDIGNALAFNSMLFNLGVLIGPAAAGLVYVTLGPAWCFALNGLSFLAVIFALNAMHLRPFVPKENTSDPLDDLKAGFHYALSNEIIRTLLSLVAVFCLFGTVYMTLIPAWAVRVLGGDAVTNGWLLSARGLGALSGALMIAALGRFQLKGLLLTWGTFLFPLILLAFAFLRYLPMSLTLMVGIGWANMITFNLLNTLIQTLIADEYRGRVISLYTFCIFGLTPLGSLLIGWEAEYWGEPRALILNAMIVFLYALWVYVKVPQVRQQHERGERD; this is encoded by the coding sequence ATGTTTGCCGCCCTCAAATATCGAAATTACCGTCTCTGGTTTATTGGCCAATTAGTTTCCCTGGTCGGCACCTGGATGCAGACGGCGGCACAGGGATTTTTGGTTTTCGAACTCACCAACTCTGCAGCCTATCTAGGGTATGTGGCTTTTGCCATCGGTGTGCCCTCTTTTCTTCTCATGTTCTTCGGCGGGGTCTATGCCGATCGATTGCCACGGCGTAAACTCATCATCATTACCCAGATTGCAATGATGATCTTGGCCTTGGTACTGGCCTGCCTCACTTTTTTACATATTGTCCAGCCCTGGCACATTATTCTTCTCGCCTTAATGCTGGGCGTTGCCACTGCTTTTGATGCTCCTGCCAGATTATCCTTTGTTCTAGAACTGGTTGATCGGAAAGATATTGGCAACGCTTTGGCTTTTAATTCGATGCTGTTTAACCTTGGTGTCCTGATTGGGCCGGCAGCAGCGGGCCTGGTTTATGTGACGCTGGGACCTGCGTGGTGTTTTGCGCTAAATGGATTGAGTTTTCTTGCCGTCATCTTCGCATTAAACGCCATGCATTTGAGACCATTTGTTCCCAAAGAAAATACCTCTGATCCTCTGGATGATCTAAAGGCAGGTTTTCACTACGCCCTGTCCAATGAAATTATCCGCACACTGCTAAGTCTTGTTGCCGTTTTTTGCCTTTTTGGAACCGTTTATATGACCTTGATTCCTGCCTGGGCGGTTAGAGTCCTCGGAGGGGATGCCGTCACCAACGGCTGGTTACTTTCAGCTCGAGGGTTAGGTGCGCTGTCTGGAGCACTGATGATTGCTGCTCTTGGGCGGTTTCAACTCAAAGGTCTATTGCTGACCTGGGGAACCTTCCTCTTTCCTTTGATACTTCTGGCTTTTGCTTTTTTGCGTTATTTGCCAATGTCGTTGACCTTGATGGTTGGCATTGGTTGGGCAAACATGATTACGTTTAACCTGTTGAATACATTAATCCAGACACTGATCGCCGACGAATATCGTGGAAGAGTTATTAGTCTTTACACCTTTTGCATCTTCGGACTGACGCCGTTAGGCTCTTTGTTGATTGGTTGGGAGGCTGAGTATTGGGGAGAGCCTAGGGCACTTATTTTGAACGCAATGATAGTTTTTCTTTATGCGCTTTGGGTATATGTGAAAGTCCCGCAGGTGCGTCAACAGCATGAAAGAGGGGAGCGAGATTGA
- a CDS encoding type II toxin-antitoxin system HipA family toxin gives MAALVVYLNREPVGWLMQVGGGGLSFLYQPEYLHNTAALPLSRHLPLQAEAFDNAPSRAFFENLLPEGSIRIQLARRLGISAENVFALLTELGGDCAGAVRLLPEGEHLETAGHYRPICVDELAAELDNLPNHPFLADEDGVRLSLAGAQNKLPVYFDGINFFIPAGDAPSSHILKTPIDHLENSVLNEAFFMNLAARAGLRVPSATVVEIGGRQFYLVERYDRKMAKDGILRLHQEDFCQALGVESAFKYEKEGGPGFADCFKLLRGWSDEPLVDVGDLLRWALFNFLIGNADAHGKNISFLYADGVVRLAPFYDLLSTAVYEPQVNNKFAMRMGGQKDPRYLAADNMEKFSAEIGVGLRVVKRELKALAKKVEDAALELAEEYRQRYADPAIIGRIDQVLRQRRSKVQGLF, from the coding sequence ATGGCCGCCCTTGTTGTCTATCTGAATCGGGAACCTGTTGGCTGGTTGATGCAGGTCGGAGGAGGAGGATTATCGTTTCTTTATCAACCCGAATATTTGCACAATACTGCTGCTTTGCCGCTGTCGCGTCATTTGCCGTTGCAGGCAGAAGCTTTCGATAATGCTCCAAGCCGGGCATTCTTTGAAAACCTGCTTCCGGAAGGAAGTATTAGAATTCAGCTGGCTCGCAGGCTGGGGATTTCCGCGGAAAATGTCTTCGCACTGCTAACCGAGTTGGGTGGTGACTGTGCCGGGGCCGTGAGACTGCTTCCGGAAGGAGAGCACCTGGAAACAGCCGGGCATTATCGGCCGATCTGCGTCGATGAGTTGGCGGCAGAACTGGACAATCTACCGAATCACCCGTTTCTGGCGGATGAAGATGGCGTACGCTTGTCTCTGGCCGGGGCGCAAAATAAGTTGCCGGTGTATTTTGATGGGATTAATTTTTTTATCCCCGCAGGAGATGCACCGTCCTCTCATATTTTAAAGACGCCGATCGACCACTTAGAAAACAGCGTCCTCAACGAGGCCTTCTTCATGAACTTGGCAGCTCGCGCCGGTCTGAGAGTGCCAAGCGCGACAGTTGTTGAAATAGGCGGAAGGCAGTTCTATCTGGTGGAGCGCTATGATCGGAAGATGGCTAAAGATGGCATACTTCGGCTGCACCAGGAGGACTTCTGCCAGGCCCTCGGCGTGGAGTCAGCGTTTAAATACGAAAAGGAAGGTGGCCCCGGATTTGCCGATTGTTTCAAGCTGCTGCGCGGCTGGTCGGATGAACCGCTGGTCGATGTTGGCGATCTATTGCGTTGGGCTTTGTTCAATTTTCTGATCGGCAATGCCGACGCCCATGGCAAGAATATTTCGTTTCTATATGCGGACGGTGTTGTCCGGTTGGCGCCTTTTTATGATCTGCTCTCCACCGCCGTGTATGAGCCGCAAGTCAACAACAAGTTCGCTATGCGTATGGGTGGCCAAAAAGATCCGCGATATCTAGCGGCGGACAATATGGAAAAATTTTCCGCCGAGATTGGTGTCGGCCTTCGTGTGGTGAAACGGGAACTGAAGGCTCTTGCCAAAAAGGTGGAGGATGCTGCGCTGGAGTTGGCTGAAGAGTATCGACAACGATATGCTGATCCAGCGATTATTGGACGAATCGATCAGGTACTCCGGCAAAGAAGAAGCAAGGTTCAAGGCCTGTTTTGA
- a CDS encoding helix-turn-helix transcriptional regulator — translation MTERSKSADSSWGKVSTVEDIGHLVRAKRKQLGVLQEEAAGLSGVGTKFLSQLENGKETAEIGRVLQVLKSMGLELYIYPRAAKPFKD, via the coding sequence ATGACAGAAAGAAGTAAAAGTGCAGATTCCTCATGGGGAAAAGTTTCGACAGTTGAGGATATCGGTCATCTTGTGCGAGCCAAAAGAAAGCAGCTTGGGGTGCTACAGGAAGAAGCCGCCGGGCTCTCCGGAGTGGGAACAAAGTTTCTGTCCCAGTTGGAAAACGGGAAGGAAACTGCCGAAATCGGCAGGGTGTTGCAAGTGCTGAAATCGATGGGTTTGGAACTGTATATCTACCCTCGCGCTGCCAAACCGTTCAAGGATTGA